The following DNA comes from Spirulina major PCC 6313.
GCAGCGGTGAGCCGAAAACCGTCCTTGTGGTGGCCCATGATGCGGTGAATAAAGTAATTCTTTGTTCTCTGCTGGGCTTGGAACCCAAGGATATTTGGGACATTAAGCAGGGAAATGGCGCGGTTACGGTGATTGACTATCCCCACGGGGCCGACAGTCAGCCCATCCTCCAAACTCTGAACCTGACCACCTATCTAAGTGCGGGGATTTTGGATCAAACGGCGGCTGGGGCCTTGTAGCACCACGGCAGGGCTAGAACGGGAGCGAAAGCGTTACATTGAGGGGAAAGATTGGAGCTTCAGTGACGGAGGATAACGGTTTGGATGAACTGCGTGCGGCCCTGGATCTCGCGACGGATGAGGAATTAGGACAACTGACCCATATTTTGTTTTGTCGGCGGTTTAATCCTCTGGACTATTTTCAGACCCCAGCGGTGGCTGAGGTGCAGCAATGCGATCGCACCACCCAACTGGCGATGCTACAACAGCGGTTTTTCTTCCTCGCTGCCGATGGCATGACGGTGCTCCGGGGTCGTAGCCACGCGATCAGTTATCACCAAGTCCTGATCCAAGTCTGCCGCTATTTAAAAATCCCTCATGCAGCTTCCCTGTCCACGCTGGATCTAGAGGCGGAAATCTTTCTGCACCTCATGGGCCAAGCGTGGCAGAAACTCCCAGCGGCTGAACAAAATTCCCTCACGGTGAAGATTCAGCGATCGCTCACCCGCACCGACTTTGCCGAACCCCTCCCGGCTCAACTACAACACAACCCGATGCAGTTTTTGCTCAAAGGGGGCGGTGTCGTGGCAATTAGTGCCGTGGTGCGGTCTTTGGTGTTGAACCATATCGCCCGCCAATTTACCCTCCATTTTGCCCAGTACCAAGCCACCCAGGCCATCCTCCGCCGGGGCGGTGCGATCGCCGCCGGTCAACTCCAGCATCAGATCGCCCTCCAAGCCGCCCGCCGAGGCATGGTCACCACCGCCGCCCGCCATGGGGCCGCCCGGACTCTCTTCGCCGCCCTGGGGCCGATTCTCTGGGCTACCTTTTTGGCGGATCTTGGCTGGCGGGCCATTGCGACGAATTACGGGCGAATCATTCCGATCATTTTTGCGATCGCGCAAATCCGCCTCACCCGTGCCGCCATCTGGGAACCCGTCCTGTCGTAGTTTGTGATCTC
Coding sequences within:
- a CDS encoding YaaW family protein, which produces MDELRAALDLATDEELGQLTHILFCRRFNPLDYFQTPAVAEVQQCDRTTQLAMLQQRFFFLAADGMTVLRGRSHAISYHQVLIQVCRYLKIPHAASLSTLDLEAEIFLHLMGQAWQKLPAAEQNSLTVKIQRSLTRTDFAEPLPAQLQHNPMQFLLKGGGVVAISAVVRSLVLNHIARQFTLHFAQYQATQAILRRGGAIAAGQLQHQIALQAARRGMVTTAARHGAARTLFAALGPILWATFLADLGWRAIATNYGRIIPIIFAIAQIRLTRAAIWEPVLS